The genomic segment ATGGTGCTGGCGCTGCATGACAACCCCTGGTTATGTGACTGTCGCCTAAGGGGACTTGTCCAGTTTGTAAAGTCCATCAGCCTTCCACTCATCCTGGTGAATCCCTACCTGATGTGCCGAGGTCCTCTCTCCAAGGCAGGGCAGATTTTTCAGGAAACAGAGCTCAGTACTTGCCTGAAGCCTCAGATGTCAACTCCCAGTGACAATGTCAGCATCCAGGTGGGACAGAATGTGACCCTGCAATGCTTGGCACAAGCTAACCCCTTACCAACTGTTGCATGGACTTATcccctgagcatgtggagaaaattTGATGGTAAGCTACATGCACCCTCTCAAAATATCTGGGGGGATGGGAAGGTCTATAGTAACCCTAGCCTCAATATAGAAGTTCTAAATTGGGTCAATCATGTAGGAAGGGTGCAGGTAAGACTGGGATACAACTGAATTCTATTTACCACAATAGGAAAAATTCCAAGATAGTGTTCCACTGTTGGAATTATTTTGAATGGCTGTATACAGATCTCTATAGGACATATAgatgtaaatatgtatgtgtatatgtgtgtgtgtatatatatgcgtaTATACATGTGAAATTGACTTAACATATTGTATAAATATTACAGAATTGTATATGAACAAGTCAATTTTTGAAAGCTTTTTATATGAATAACACTgtactgtgtatttttaaatcataGACTTTCTGACAAGAATTGATTCTAGAAACTATCTGTTATTTCTTAAACTTATCTAAACAGACTCACCTGGGGTGATTGTTTGAAATAAGATTTCCAGGCTTCTTCCTGAAGATTTGATTTAGTTAGTCCAGAGAAGGGCTTGAAAGAATGTATTTTAAGAAGTgcttcttccctctcccatcccttACCCACCAGCTAACTCTTATCACCAGGCAAGATTGGGAAGTCCCAGATATTGATTGAATTTTATGCTTCCCACCACTGTGTTGATCAGGCCTTACTGGATTAAAGTTGTAAAACTGGGACCCTAGGAGAGGGAAGGACCTCTGTGGGCCCCACAGCTGGGATTCAAATTTGCCTCTCGTTTCCTGGAGCTCTGTGCTCTGCTTTCATACTGCAGCTGGAATCCCCTTTAATGCGACTCTGCAGGGTTGGGGCACATCATAAAACCAGAATGGCCTCTCTAGAAATATCTGGAAGCTATTTGGAAAACAATTAGCAGTATCTAAGTAAAACTTGAGAAATGCAATCAGTCCCTCAGATACTGGTTATACATGGTCACAAATCTCTGGATGATTAAAAAAGAATACCTGATTAGCTGAaattttgacttttttccccGATCATTTTGATTACACCTCATTGGCTTGAGGTTAAACACCAATGAAGGAGAAATACAGGGTTTGTTGTGACTTCTTTGAGAATGGGGAGATGCATTCAGATGTTGTCTTCTGGGGTGCTCTATAGTCAGTCTCTGGCACATGTTAAATCCATTCTCTCAGTAATGTTAACAGCTAACACTTACTGAGCCCTTTTTATCAAACTTATTCATtgagtactattatcatctcattttattaatgaggaaattgagaccagGAGAATCTAAACAAATCATCCAAGACCATATACTTAGCAAGGGATAGAATCCAGGCATTTGGCTTCAGGCTCTGGGCCACCCCACCTGTGGGAGGTAAAAGGGCACTTCTTGAAACTCACAGTATTGTGAACTCATGCTATTTTAAGAGATCTCTTGGAAACAGTGTGTCAGCTCAGCGAGGCTAAGGTACTTTGGTGGGAGCAGCTAGTGAAGTTAAAAGAGTGTGTTCTTCATAGACAGGAAAACAAGGTTCCAGATCAATCACTGCCGCTGAAGAATTCCCattttgggcaagttgcttaattgCTCTAATCCTCAACTTCCCATATGTAAAAATCAGGTACGTACCTTACAGGGTTGCTGAGAGGCAAACAGTTGGTACCAAGTGCATGCTTGATGAAGGGTCACCATCACCTTTTAACAAAAAGCTGGCATTGCTGGACACTCTCCAGCAGTCTGTCTAAGAGAGAAATGTCTACCCAAGCTGTTTTGCTCTCTCTCCACCCAGTGTTGACTTCGTCTACTGCAGAAGATGCTGCTATGTCAGAGCTGGTCATACCTGCTGCCCACCTGGTAGACAGGGGCAATTACACCTGTGTGGCCTCCAACTCCATCGGCAGGAGCACCCTTGTCATTGCCCTCCATGTCCAGCCTGCCCAGGCAcctcattctcttttctccccctcGGAGGGCAATGCCTATGTTGACCTGCGGGTGGTCAAGCAGACAGTGCGTGGGATCCTGCTGGAGTGGTTTGCGGCAGCCGACACCCCTGAGAAGTGGTTCACCCTCTACATTGCATCAGATGAAGCCCTCAGGAAGGAGGTGGTCCATGTCGGCCCAGGAATCAACACCTATGCCGTGGATGACCTCCTCCCTGGCACAAAATACGAGGCATGCCTTAGCCTGGGGGGCCAGCCCCCacgccaaggccggtgtgtggtgTTTGTGACGGGCAGAgaccatggagggctggaggggcgGGAGCGCCTCCTGCACACCACGGTGGTCCTGTGCGCTGTTCTGCTCGCAGTGCCCGTGGGCGCCTATGTTTGGGCAGCTCAGGCCCCCTGCAGCTGCAGGGAGTGGGGCCTACGCTGCTGTCCTCATTGCACGAAAGCCCCCAGGTGCCCCCGTGCCGTCCCACAGCACAGCGATGGCTCCTATGGAGACCACACAGCTGTCAGTGAGGACGGCCTGGGGTACAGAGGTGCTGAGGGGGTGGGGAACAAGGAGAAAGATGGAGAGGGCGAAAGTGGCTGAACAGCCTTGGGCCAGGGAGGGGAATTGATTCTCTGTGACAGCTCAACTTGGCCTGACCCATGTAATCAACAATATTGTGCACCTAGTTGGTTTCAGGCACTGAGCTTGACACAATGATCATGgagacacaatttaaaaaaaagtttttaagttcattcaggtgattcttttttttaatttaatgattgttatttcaacaaatgaaaaaataaattattagcaAATTAGCAGGAGGTACACTGGGTAAAAGAATATCTTTTGAtcaggtgattttttaaaaaaatggaagtacagcagattgaacccagtacctcatgcatgctaagcacacactgtaccactgatctatatcctccccaccccaccactttTTTTTCTAACTAGAGTGTTTACAGCAAACACAAAGCTTCACGGCTTACCTGTGAATGTTTTACTTTTAGCCCTAACAGCTAAAGAAGTTTCAAAAAGACACAACCACAATGCCATTGTCACAGCAAAGaacatatattttagaattatatgTACACAGATATagttatatatgcatatgtgtataaacaatacacacacacatatatataatgtagCAGAGAATTTGTTTCTGAGAAGTTTCCCAGGATAAATTTTGAAGAAACATGGTCAGAGCACAGGGCTCTGTGTACCTCCCTCCACAGGATCAAAGGCGGTGCCCGGGTCTTGGAGGGTGCAGCCTTCATGAAGTGACTGGGGCTAccgtggaggcaggaggggatgtTCTGGACTCCACTTCTAGCAAAGTAAACTTGGTGGCGGGCATGGACAGAGGAACAGGAGCTGGGAAGGGGTCGTAGAAGAGAAGTGTAGCGTAGCAGGCAGGCTCGGGAGCACGTCATAGCGGGGGCAGTGTTCAGCTGCGTTGGTGAACACGGAAATTTAAGAAGAGGGAACACAATCTAGAGAGGATCTCTGGCAATCTGGTATTTAAGACCTTTAGACTAAATCCCAGAGTAAAGACTCACATTACTCAGATCGATTAGGTAATATGACAGTAGGAGTAAGAGTGTAGACTCTGGAGCGCAGTTTCCTGGGCTTAAATTTTGGCTTTGCTTCTTACTGGCTTTGTGACTCTATTTCCCtctgccttaatttcctcatgtGTAGAATGGGGACAATAATAGCACCCACCTCGTAGGGCTGTCCTGATGATTATACACGTTTTTGCGTGTAAAGCTCTCAGAACAATACTTGGCACATAGCAGGCCCTCAATCAATGTTATCACCATTTAAGGCATCTGTGTcgctttgtgtgtttttctttaaatgtgacTTAGCATACAGACTGGTCATTTGGAGCATCAGGTCTTACTACgattacatatgtgtatatatgtaatgaCCTGATATCTTTGCTAACATCCTTCACATTCTGTTTAATTAATGCTTACTTAATGTTCTGCATAAAGAATGTTTACAAGGTGCTACAGTTTTAGACTAGTTTTAGATTCAGTCATGCTCTTGGGAATCTTACCTGTTTAGGGCTTAGACCAtgtcattttaaggcaagtgcctTTGATTCAGGAGACATTTTTAAGCAGGGTTTCTTGCTTTAAGAATGAAGCCATTGCTTTATAAAATTCTaggttttgaagtgaaaaaaaaaagggaatgaagagccacaaatggcaaaacacCCTTCTTTCTTaggggtgagttgtattccattatatgtataaatGCTGCAtcttcttatccattcatctacggatgtgcacttaggatgcctCCGTATCTTGGTAattataatgttgctgttaatagccaggtgtatgtatcattttgaattaattcttattttgtggttggctttattcctttgataactatgtaagtttaaa from the Vicugna pacos chromosome 11, VicPac4, whole genome shotgun sequence genome contains:
- the LRIT2 gene encoding leucine-rich repeat, immunoglobulin-like domain and transmembrane domain-containing protein 2, whose amino-acid sequence is MASVSHCFLLVLVFLDSLAAQPSCLPGCTCSEESFGRTLQCVSFSLGKIPRNLSEEFKQVRIENSPLFELPRGSFINMSTLEYLWLNFNNVTVIHVGALEHLSELKELRLEGNKLRSVPWTAFHATPLLRVLDLKHNWIDVLPELALQFLGNLTYLDLSSNRLTVVSKSVFLNWPAYQKHRQPGCGAEILSSMVLALHDNPWLCDCRLRGLVQFVKSISLPLILVNPYLMCRGPLSKAGQIFQETELSTCLKPQMSTPSDNVSIQVGQNVTLQCLAQANPLPTVAWTYPLSMWRKFDVLTSSTAEDAAMSELVIPAAHLVDRGNYTCVASNSIGRSTLVIALHVQPAQAPHSLFSPSEGNAYVDLRVVKQTVRGILLEWFAAADTPEKWFTLYIASDEALRKEVVHVGPGINTYAVDDLLPGTKYEACLSLGGQPPRQGRCVVFVTGRDHGGLEGRERLLHTTVVLCAVLLAVPVGAYVWAAQAPCSCREWGLRCCPHCTKAPRCPRAVPQHSDGSYGDHTAVSEDGLGYRGAEGVGNKEKDGEGESG